The nucleotide window GTTGAAACGAAGTCCCTTAAGTCATCTTTCCTCCATTTCAGATCTGGTCAGTTTCTTCACAAATTTGACATGTTGTTGAGGTGAGAAATCTGCTGTCTTTAATTTGCAAGCATCTAACAATTGCTAACAAATGGGTTGTTCCTTGCGTTCATAAAGTCGGGATAAACTCATCGCCGTAGCCAAATCTGGAGGATTATGCAACTCAACCTCAGTTGCTATATAATCAGTAAGACCACTGAtataaagttcaattttttgtgACTGCGTAAGTGTACCAGCTTGCGAAATTAACTGCTCAAATGTTTCTTGGTAATCTGCCACAGACCTGATCTGGCGTAGCTTAGCCAATTCTCCCAATTTCTGACTTCTGATTGGTGGCCCAAAATGAAGGTTACAATGACGTTTGAAGTCATTCCAAGATAGTTGAGGCAGATCTGTCTCTAATTGAAGAAACCAAAGTTGTGCATTGCCCTCCAAATGAAAAGAAGCAAGTCCAACCTTTTCTTCTTCCAGTGTTTGTTGGTGTCGAAAAAAGTGTTCACACCTGTTCAACCATCCCAAAGGGTCCTCTTGGCCATTAAATCGTGGGAAATCCAATTTTGTATGTTGAGGAATGATGAAACTTCCACCTATTTCTGATCCTGACCCCCCTGCCACTCTGTTTTTACCCTTCCAACCGCGATTCTGACTGATATGTTCAATTGAATTAGAATCGACCTTAGAATTTACTAAATCCTGTGTCAGTGCATCCAAGCGAGCATTTGTTGCTTCATGTCTGGCTAAATTGGCTGCACGTTCTTCTTGGAACAAATTCACTAATTGTGctagttgatgttgaatttggTCTCCCATAAACTccggctctaataccaagttgtTATGGTCCCCGGTTATGGATCTAGTTATGGGACGCTGCAAGATAAATTCtgaagttttcttttttctacttATGGTGCTGGTTCGTTAAGAGAGAACCTGCGATCTCTTGAGTTTGAAGTACTCAAAAACTTGACTAATTTTCTGCTCCCATTTTCCATTGAATTCAAATAACTTAAATACAACATTGGTGATTAACCACCCACCTAATAACAAGGAAATAACTTCCCACTACTACTGAAATGAGAAAGTGGAAAAATAACCTCCTTACTGCTAATAACTTCTAATAACTACTACTACAGAGAAAACAACTGCTACAGGAAAACACTGTTACAGAACCTATTACATAGAAAAcagaaaaacataattaatagcTACTGATTAATTTCCATGCATAAAATTGTTGGTAGACTAAAAGGGTACTAACAGATAGATTATGGATACATATAATACCTTAAAGTAGGAAAACATCCAGAAGTACATGCATCAAACCTCCTTAACAATTCTTCCTAATTATAGGTATATGATCATTTGATGAATCCATATGATGatcttgtttctttcttttaattgaATAGGCTGCAGATGGTGAAGATGATTACATATGCAAGATTGTTGAGTTTTTTCAAGGTGTTGATGATGTGAAGTATTTTACTGCTCAGTGGTTTTATAGAGCCAAGGATACTGTAAGAAATACCTAACTTATGAAAGCTAGTTCTTCTCAtcaacacttttaaaaaaagttgtatCTAACCTTTGTTCTTTCATCAGGTAATTAAAGCTCATGACCAGTTTATCGACAACAAGCGTGTATTCTTATCAGATATTAAGGATGACAACCCTCTTGATTGCCTTGTAAATAAAATCAAGATTGTTCCAATATCCTCAAATGTATGTCGGTTTTTACTTAATGTTAGAGTTCGTTAGAGTTTTGCATTGGTTCCTGAATGAATTGGTGGTTTGCTTATATGCTCTTAGCAATCATCTTCTCATGGTATTAGTCTAGATCTTTTCATGACCCCCATATTAAATTGCATGCTCTAGTTGGGCTTTGGGGGTGTTGGGGAGGGGTGTGTGTGTTAGAGGGGTCTGGAGTCCTATCAGTTAAGGTTGAATTGATGGTTTGTTATAGGGTCTTGTGCAATTCTTATCTGAGGAGCTATTTTTTGGGGATGAGTTAGCTTAAGTGCCATATTGTTACACTTGCTAAGAAGATACTTTGATTCTCTTGGCTTTAACAAGCAACACTAATGCGCGTTGGATATTATTTGTAGGTAAGCTTAcaatttaaggaaagtttgaGATCAGAATGTGACTATTACTATGACATGAAGTACCTTGTCCCATTCTCGTCATTTATTAGTTTACCATcaggtaatttttttcaagtatATTTCTCATTAACATAGTAACtaaagtcaattattttcttaaaatatgttaaatttgaCAGCAAAATAACTTCTTTACAAATGTCTCAATTCTTTTTGCACCCCTCCAATCAATACTTACGACATTGTTATCAAATTTTAACATGTAACAATTTAACCAAACTTTCATTGCAGAACACTATTTAATTTGTTGACCCTATAATTAATCTATTATAAATAgcttttagaaaataattgttgttgtaagcaTTTCCCTTTGTATTGAAGACATGAGATATTTCTCAGAATATATAGATTACAAAGACTGCTATTTTTGTAGATGTTTCAAGTCCTAATAGTGAATCAGATTCTACCATATCAATCGACAGTGATGTTGTGGAAGTCAATGAACAGAAGCAAGAAAAGAAGCTCTTGGATCTCTATTCTGGTTGTGGTGGAATGTCCACTGGGCTGTGCTTGGGTGCTGATGTTTGCGGTGTTAAACTTGTCACTGTATGTCCTATTATCCAATATGGTTTTCTTGTCCTTTTTCCAATcttatgtttgtttttgttgaattgTGTCTCcacttcatcaaaaaatttaaactattagaAATAAGACAGTTTTATTTACTTGGATGTGTAATCAATACACCCTTGCACATGTGCGGCTACTTTACTGATGGCCAACATGTCAAATTGTGTGACTACttcatctaaaagtttaagctTTCATAAAAGGATActtctatttattttactttcttgTCTTAGCACTTTTTATTTCTTGACTGCAGAAATGGACTGTTGACCTAAATCGATATGCTTGTGATAGTTTAAAAGTGAACCACCCAGAAACTGAGGTAATGATTGATAAGGCATTATGAttatctttcttctttttattctttaaatgaataaattgtgtttgtgcaGGTAAGGAATGAATCTGCAGAAGATTTCTTATTGCTTTTGAAGGAGTGGGAGCAGCTTTGTGCATCCTGCTCCTTGTTGAAAAGCAATACCGCGGCACATCCTTTACTGAAAGTAGGAGATGAGGATGTAGAAAATGACGATGATCGTGCAGATGATGATGGGGGATCTGGTGACGATGATGAAGGTGAAATTTTTGAAGTGGAAGAGATCTTGGAAGTTTGTTATGGAGACCCAAACGAAATAAAAAAACCAGGCCTTTACTTTAAGGTATTTGTTCACCGTGTTTGGAAGTTTTTGCCTACTTTACTGCTAACTCTTAGGTATATATTATATAGGCTACTGCAGTGAACAATTCAAGACTTCGTAGATAAGTTATTGGGTTTTCTGGTTGTTCCTCATATCACTTACTGCTTATGACTAGGTACGTTGGAAGGGTTATGGCCCGGATGAAGACACTTGGGAGCCGATTGAAGGCTTAGAGTATGAATTTCAAACCAAGCAACATATTGTGAGGCCATGTTTTTCATTAATACATTTATCTAATGATTGACATTTTTCTATAGTGGCTgccaaaacaaaataaaggacTTTGTGACCAAGGGCTTTAAAAGAAGTGTTTTGCCATTACCTGTAAGTTCCCTCCTTTTGTTTAGATTTGGATCTCCACAATACGTATTTGCAATTCTTTGGTTTGAACTTTTTTATTGGTTATATACTAGGGGGAAGTAGACGTCATCTGTGGGGGACCTCCTTGCCAGGGAATAAGTGGCTTTAATCGTTTTAGGAACTCAGCGAATCCATTACAAGATCCGAAAAATAAACAGCTTGAAGTATTCATGAGCATTGTGGAGTTCTTGAAGCCAAGGTTCGTGTTAATGGAAAATGTGGTGGACTTGCTCAGGTTTGCACATGGTTACCTTGGAAGATATGCACTGAGCAGACTTGTTGGAATGAACTACCAAGCACGGATGGGAATGATGGTTGCTGGGGCATATGGACTTCCACAATTTCGTATGCGTGTCTTCATGTGGGGTGCTCTTCCTTCAGAGGTAAAGAAACAATTATGCTTAAATATTCCTTTTCTTGTTCTTCTATGTGCTCACTGCTCAACTTAAAATCTCTCCCTGTCTTGCAGAAATTGCCACAATATCCGTTGCCCACACATAATGTCATTGTGAGGGGTGGCATCCCCACAGAATTTGAGGTAGTCTACCGAATTCGTTAAAATACTGCATACTCTTTCATGTTGCTGTTGGCTGAATatgtttttgaatttgaatacaGTTAAATGCAGTAGATTTCGAAGAGGGCCTGCAGGTCAAGCTAAAGAGAGAACTTCTTCTTGAGGATGCACTTTCAGATCTTCCTCCTGTATGTAATAAACATTAAAGTTGCTCGAAAGACAGACTACCAGTTAGTTAAACATATACTTATTATGGCTTTGTGTTCCTGTATTTAcgcaaataattttgaattttaggtGGAAAATAATGAACCAAGGGACGAAATGCCATATACTGATGAGCCAAAATCTGACTTTCAGCGGTTCATAAGATCAAGGAGGGATGGTGAGTTTGTTTATGATTATTTAGTCTTGGAAATATGCATCTTGGTATTACCTGAAAATAATTCAGTATTTTACTAATTCATTATGATTGCATTCCTATATCATAGGTACGTTGGGTACTGTTTTGTATGATCATCGTCCCCTTCAGTGTAACGAAGATGACTATCAGCGTGTATCTCAAATTCCCAAACGAAAGGTATTACACCTGTTGTGACCTGCTATTTGTGGTAGAACATGAGTATATCTATGGGGTTGTTGATTCCTTCTTCAATAATTACAGGGTGCAAACTTCAGGGACTTGCCTGGGGTTCGTGTTCGTGCTGACAATGTTGTTGAATGGGATCCAGATGTGGAAAGAGTAAAACTTACATCGGGGAAGCCTTTGGTAAGATTTGCTTATTGTGCTACGTGTCATTTTGATGGCTGTTTCTGTGTCTGCTTCTTATAGTTCTGCAACTTCACAGGTTCCTGACTATGCAATGACTTTTGTTCGTGGTACTTCACAAAAGTAATGATACGAtgttttcctaatttgatttatCTTGCACTACTACCCCTGATCCATCATAATTGGTCTTTTGTTGTCATCATATTTGAAATTATGCAGGCCATTTGGTCGTTTATGGTGGGATGAAATCGTTTCAACAGTCGTTACAAGAGCCGAGCCCCACAATCAG belongs to Solanum stenotomum isolate F172 chromosome 1, ASM1918654v1, whole genome shotgun sequence and includes:
- the LOC125853463 gene encoding DNA (cytosine-5)-methyltransferase 1-like, whose amino-acid sequence is MSSKRKASPAELSESSKRHAVEVVESAVDEVAEGFRDDDEFVEDEEIVADSLNGESFDQKEVRRVVVQANEEQECAFYGETVPESEAREKWPHRYLIKDKVNVNGTSMSLNCQDDSNQLIQAKCHFAQALIENVYKLGDDAYVKAADGEDDYICKIVEFFQGVDDVKYFTAQWFYRAKDTVIKAHDQFIDNKRVFLSDIKDDNPLDCLVNKIKIVPISSNVSLQFKESLRSECDYYYDMKYLVPFSSFISLPSDVSSPNSESDSTISIDSDVVEVNEQKQEKKLLDLYSGCGGMSTGLCLGADVCGVKLVTKWTVDLNRYACDSLKVNHPETEVRNESAEDFLLLLKEWEQLCASCSLLKSNTAAHPLLKVGDEDVENDDDRADDDGGSGDDDEGEIFEVEEILEVCYGDPNEIKKPGLYFKVRWKGYGPDEDTWEPIEGLDGCQNKIKDFVTKGFKRSVLPLPGEVDVICGGPPCQGISGFNRFRNSANPLQDPKNKQLEVFMSIVEFLKPRFVLMENVVDLLRFAHGYLGRYALSRLVGMNYQARMGMMVAGAYGLPQFRMRVFMWGALPSEKLPQYPLPTHNVIVRGGIPTEFELNAVDFEEGLQVKLKRELLLEDALSDLPPVENNEPRDEMPYTDEPKSDFQRFIRSRRDGTLGTVLYDHRPLQCNEDDYQRVSQIPKRKGANFRDLPGVRVRADNVVEWDPDVERVKLTSGKPLVPDYAMTFVRGTSQKPFGRLWWDEIVSTVVTRAEPHNQAILHPVQDRVLTIRENARLQGFPDYYKLTGPIKERYIQVGNAVAVPVARALGYSLALALKGLSSRDLPLLTLPPNFPYLEELVSNEESLDKL